In one window of Rhodoglobus vestalii DNA:
- a CDS encoding LLM class flavin-dependent oxidoreductase: MPRQIRFNAFDMNCVAHQSSGMWRHPDDQSWRYKDLDYWTELAQLLERGTFDGIFIADVLGTYDVYAGSNEAAIRHGAQVPVNDPLLLVSAMAHVTEHLGFGITAGTAYEHPYPFARRMSTLDHLTKGRVGWNVVTGYLPSAARNMGNDDQFDHDDRYDHADEYLEVLYKLWEGSWEDDAVIRDRESGVFTDPSKVHNIEHEGTHFSVPGIHLSEPSTQRTPVIYQAGASPRGIQFAAGNAEAIFVASPTKAGLKVTVSRIRDALEAAGRDRYSARIYTLLTIITDETSEKAHAKYAEYLSYASEEGALVFMSGWMGIDLSRYDLDEPIGNVQSNAIQSTVANFQQANDDGSQWKVRDIARLGAIGGLGPFIIGSGEEIADELQQWMAETDADGFNLAYAITPGTFEDVIEHVIPVLRERDLYPGEYAEGTLRNKLHGRGDRLPPEHAGARFRRTAQTAESRLRV, translated from the coding sequence ATGCCTAGACAAATCCGCTTCAACGCTTTTGATATGAACTGCGTCGCCCATCAGTCCTCCGGAATGTGGCGCCACCCCGACGACCAGTCGTGGCGCTACAAAGATCTCGATTACTGGACTGAACTCGCCCAACTCCTTGAGCGTGGCACCTTCGACGGCATTTTCATCGCGGATGTGCTGGGTACCTACGATGTTTACGCCGGTTCCAACGAGGCTGCAATTCGGCACGGTGCCCAAGTGCCCGTCAACGATCCGCTCCTCCTAGTCTCTGCCATGGCTCATGTAACTGAGCACTTGGGGTTCGGGATTACCGCCGGTACGGCCTACGAGCATCCGTACCCCTTTGCTCGCCGCATGTCGACTCTCGACCACCTCACGAAGGGTCGCGTGGGGTGGAATGTTGTCACCGGGTATCTCCCCTCGGCTGCCCGAAACATGGGGAACGACGATCAGTTTGATCACGACGACCGCTATGACCATGCCGACGAGTACCTCGAAGTGCTCTATAAGCTGTGGGAAGGGTCCTGGGAAGACGACGCCGTCATTCGTGATCGTGAATCGGGCGTATTCACTGACCCCAGCAAAGTTCACAACATTGAGCATGAGGGCACCCATTTCAGTGTGCCGGGCATCCATCTGTCTGAACCGTCGACGCAGCGAACCCCGGTGATCTACCAGGCCGGTGCCTCACCCCGGGGGATTCAGTTCGCGGCCGGAAATGCGGAGGCGATTTTTGTTGCCTCCCCGACGAAAGCAGGTCTGAAGGTGACCGTCTCACGAATTCGGGATGCCCTCGAGGCGGCAGGCCGAGATCGTTACTCTGCTCGTATCTACACTCTGCTCACCATCATCACCGATGAGACATCTGAGAAGGCCCACGCCAAATACGCCGAGTATCTCAGCTATGCGAGCGAAGAGGGGGCACTCGTATTCATGTCTGGGTGGATGGGCATCGATCTCTCGCGGTACGACCTTGATGAGCCCATCGGCAACGTTCAGAGCAACGCGATCCAGTCGACCGTGGCCAATTTTCAGCAGGCGAACGACGATGGAAGTCAGTGGAAGGTTCGCGACATCGCACGGCTCGGCGCAATCGGCGGTCTCGGTCCTTTCATTATCGGGTCAGGCGAAGAGATCGCGGATGAATTGCAGCAGTGGATGGCAGAGACCGACGCCGACGGATTCAATCTTGCCTACGCGATCACCCCGGGAACCTTTGAAGACGTGATCGAGCACGTGATTCCTGTGCTGCGCGAGCGGGATCTTTACCCCGGAGAGTATGCCGAGGGAACGCTGCGCAATAAACTCCACGGCCGCGGGGATCGGCTACCTCCCGAGCATGCAGGCGCTCGGTTCCGCCGCACAGCCCAGACCGCCGAATCGCGCCTCAGAGTGTGA